A genomic region of Trifolium pratense cultivar HEN17-A07 linkage group LG3, ARS_RC_1.1, whole genome shotgun sequence contains the following coding sequences:
- the LOC123916574 gene encoding uncharacterized protein LOC123916574 — translation MDRSWMYDRFNPHRKGLKLEFIRRVQEFIKKAKEQPCFLSEKKIKCPCPTCMCVKSSTIREVKAHLYKSGFKPNYLIWTEHGEQDQNICVRSQLNNSGHMEEVEEEEDPKTPRMEESEENEDPKTHMEESEENEDPKTSHMEESEEDEDPKTLQEIESCEQNADGKVLIRPCGSGWAPSSAPAAAIKHAIQSHFQGPFYRWSATPEDVREYWWKLFGDKVTWDPRDHGHIKKTFQTRGAKRLSDMLSKVRTKGTRPHWICEEAWKGLIDHWEGEAFKKISTQNKTNRASGKGGAVHTTGRKAHVDVALSMARELGRPVDPDELFLATHKKKSGTWVDNRSQTTYKRYQDRLKEVQTQIGEASQNGTPEVDGATKIELWKEAAGGKSRGRCYGTADFALNLRRGVTSLTQESREPYSGTCDHAMHLEAIDAARKEAVAARQEAATARQEAAEVKQQYQLLEEQLRKVMKRMKALERQSAGASSVSQAHRGYPHSDDDHSLDVVLSDRRRKKHLALRRRRHYDDDNHYLDEILAYRRRKQRRAQRARYHYDDDNSLDEILPKQRQAKRGHSHYDDSNSLDEGLPKKLLAKRGHPHYDDDDDDDEEDSPHEDLPKQRQAKKGHPHYDDEEDSLHEDLPKQRQAKRGHPHHDDHDQDSLHEDLPKQRQAKRGHPHSDDKEDSLHEDLPKQRQAKKGHPHYDNDEDSLHGDLPKQRQAKRGHPHYDDDSLDEVLPKQPQSKRRNHHYDDDDSVDEVLPARRRRRYL, via the exons ATGGATCGTAGTTGGATGTATGATAGATTCAACCCACATAGGAAAGGCTTGAAATTGGAGTTTATTAGGAGAGTTCAGGAGTTTATTAAGAAGGCTAAGGAACAACCCTGCTTTTTGTCTGAGAAAAAGATCAAGTGTCCATGTCCAACGTGCATGTGTGTAAAGTCTTCCACTATAAGAGAGGTGAAAGCTCATTTGTACAAGAGTGGGTTTAAACCAAATTATTTGATCTGGACTGAGCATGGAGAACAAGATCAAAATATTTGTGTAAGGAGTCAATTGAATAATAGTGGACATATGGAGGAGGTGGAAGAGGAAGAGGATCCTAAAACTCCTCGTATGGAAGAGTCGGAAGAGAATGAAGATCCCAAAACTCATATGGAAGAGTCGGAAGAGAACGAGGATCCCAAAACTTCTCATATGGAGGAGTCGGAAGAAGATGAGGATCCCAAAACTCTTCAAGAAATAGAGTCATGCGAGCAGAATGCTGACGGGAAGGTTCTTATACGACCTTGTGGTTCAGG GTGGGCTCCTAGCTCGGCGCCTGCTGCTGCAATTAAACACGCCATCCAGTCACACTTTCAGGGTCCTTTTTATCGCTGGAGTGCGACCCCAGAGGATGTAAGGGAATATTGGTGGAAGTTGTTCGGG GACAAGGTTACTTGGGATCCTCGTGATCATGGGCATATCAAAAAGACGTTTCAAACGAGAGGCGCAAAACGCCTTTCAGATATGCTCTCGAAAGTGAGGACGAAGGGAACGAGACCTCATTGGATTTGTGAGGAGGCTTGGAAGGGTCTTATTGACCATTGGGAGGGTGAAGCCTTTAAAAAGATCTCTACCCAAAATAAGACCAATCGGGCTTCAGGTAAAGGTGGAGCAGTCCACACCACAGGCCGCAAGGCTCATGTGGATGTGGCACTTAGTATG GCTCGTGAACTTGGGCGGCCTGTGGATCCCGATGAGCTCTTCTTGGCCACCCACAAAAAGAAGTCTGGCACTTGGGTTGATAACCGCTCTCAAACAACATAT AAACGCTATCAAGATCGCTTGAAGGAGGTACAAACACAAATTGGTGAGGCCTCCCAGAATGGGACTCCAGAGGTTGATGGGGCGACAAAGATTGAATTGTGGAAAGAGGCTGCTGGGGGGAAGTCTCGAGGGCGGTGTTATGGTACTGCAGACTTTGCTTTAAACCTCCGACGTGGTGTAACTTCGCTTACTCAGGAGTCTCGGGAACCTTATAGTGGCACGTGTGATCATGCTATGCATCTTGAGGCCATTGATGCAGCACGTAAGGAGGCTGTTGCAGCACGTCAGGAGGCAGCCACAGCACGTCAGGAGGCAGCTGAGGTGAAACAACAATATCAGCTTTTGGAGGAGCAGTTGCGCAAGGTAATGAAGCGCATGAAAGCTCTAGAGCGCCAATCAGCAGGTGCTTCAAGTGTGAGTCAAGCTCATAGGGGATATCCTCACAGTGATGATGACCATTCACTAGATGTGGTCTTATCAGACCGTCGAAGAAAGAAACATCTAGCTCTAAGGAGACGTCGTCACTATGATGACGACAACCATTATCTAGATGAGATATTAGCATACCGTCGCCGAAAGCAACGTCGAGCTCAAAGGGCACGTTATCACTATGATGATGACAATTCGTTAGATGAGATCTTACCAAAACAACGTCAAGCTAAAAGAGGACATTCTCACTATGATGATTCCAATTCGCTAGATGAAGGCTTACCAAAGAAACTTCTGGCCAAAAGGGGACATCCTcactatgatgatgatgatgatgatgatgaggaggaTTCGCCACATGAGGACTTACCAAAGCAACGTCAAGCCAAAAAGGGACATCCTCACTATGATGATGAGGAGGATTCGCTACATGAGGACTTACCAAAGCAACGTCAAGCCAAAAGGGGACATCCTCACCATGATGATCATGATCAGGATTCGCTACATGAGGACTTACCAAAGCAGCGTCAAGCCAAAAGGGGACATCCTCACTCTGATGATAAGGAGGATTCGTTACATGAGGACTTACCAAAACAACGTCAAGCCAAAAAGGGACATCCTCACTATGACAATGACGAGGATTCGTTACATGGGGACTTACCAAAGCAACGTCAAGCCAAAAGGGGACATCCTCACTATGATGATGATTCACTAGACGAGGTCTTACCAAAGCAACCTCAATCTAAAAGGAGGAATCACCACTATGATGATGACGATTCAGTAGACGAGGTCTTACCTGCCCGTCGCCGCCGTCGTTACCTATGA
- the LOC123916558 gene encoding transcription factor-like protein DPB, with amino-acid sequence MGTRPQQSCVDEEDEELLGCGTTISGQSGSTSRSAGLPSSRSEQTTGTAAGNNKLNHLDIQDDDAASQGVVASKRKKRGQRAVGGDKNGRGLRQFSMKVCEKVESKGRTTYNEVADELVAEFSDPSNGGVMSPDQQQYDEKNIRRRVYDALNVLMAMDIISKDKKEIQWRGLPRTSQNDIEELKKERLGLRNRIERKAAYLQELEEQFVGLQNLIQRNEQLYCSGNPPSGGVSLPFILVQTRPHATVEVEISEDMQLVHFDFNSSPFELHDDNYVLKAMNFGESERPQSDNVTHNIADGGEGSSMSGMYQSQVPPSVSNMSIRPPTSPPLPGILKARVKQEY; translated from the exons ATGGGAACGCGACCGCAGCAATCGTGTGTAGATGAAGAGGATGAGGAATTGTTGGGTTGTGGAACTACGATTTCCGGTCAATCAGGTTCGACGAGCAGGAGTGCCGGGTTGCCGTCTAGCCGGAGTGAGCAGACGACGGGGACAGCTGCCGGTAATAATAAATTGAATCATCTTGATATACAGGATGATGATGCTGCTTCACAGGGAGTGGTTGC TAGCAAGAGGAAGAAGAGAGGCCAACGGGCTGTTGGGGGTGATAAGAATGGAAGAGGGCTCCGGCAATTTAGTATGAAAG TGTGTGAGAAAGTAGAAAGTAAAGGAAGAACAACTTACAATGAG gTGGCAGATGAACTTGTGGCTGAATTTTCTGATCCAAGCAATGGTGGTGTTATGTCCCCTGATCAG CAACAATATGATGAGAAAAACATCCGCCGAAGGGTCTATGATGCTCTGAATGTTCTCATGGCTATGGATATTATTTCCAAGGATAAAAAGGAAATACAATGGAGGGGTCTTCCTCGTACCAGTCAGAATGATATTGAAGAACTAAAG AAAGAGCGTCTTGGGCTCAGGAATAGAATTGAAAGGAAAGCAGCGTATCTGCAGGAGCTTGAGGAACAA TTTGTAGGTCTTCAGAACCTTATTCAACGAAATGAACAATTATATTGTTCAGGAAATCCTCCCAGTGGAGGTGTATCTTTACCTTTTATTTTGGTACAG ACCCGTCCTCATGCAACTGTCGAAGTGGAAATATCAGAAGACATGCAGCTTGTTCATTTTGATTTCAATAG TTCTCCTTTTGAGCTGCATGACGACAATTATGTTCTGAAGGCAATGAATTTTGGTGAGAGTGAGAGACCACAGAGTGACAATGTTACACACAATATTGCGGATGGAGGGGAAGGTTCTAGCATGTCAGGCATGTATCAGTCACAGGTTCCTCCTTCAGTTTCAAACATGTCAATTAGGCCTCCCACATCACCTCCACTCCCTGGAATATTAAAGGCAAGAGTTAAGCAAGAGTATTGA
- the LOC123915781 gene encoding uncharacterized protein LOC123915781 isoform X1: MVKPKEGMKRPFKPMKDLNMDKIVGDNIQGAVFGELLDCLLKPTNIKEKISSLMLLASLGSECEETMLKQLMLLEFGKRTMLLKLKRPLKLLKELHSKFRKVLRIDVILVV; the protein is encoded by the exons ATGGTAAAACCAAAAGAG GGCATGAAGCGTCCATTCAAGCCGATGAAAGACCTCAACATGGACAAG ATTGTTGGAGATAATATACAAGGTGCTGTGTTTGGAGAGCTGCTAGATTGCCTCTTGAAACCTACAAACatcaaagagaaaatatcaa GCTTGATGCTACTTGCATCTCTTGGAAGCGAATGCGAGGAAACTATGTTAAAACAATTGATGTTGTTGGAGTTTGGCAAGAGAACAATGTTGTTGAAACTGAAAAGACCATTGAAGCTCTTAAAAGAGTTGCATAGTAAATTTAGAAAAGTTCTCAGAATTGATGTTATTCTTGTTGTATAA
- the LOC123915781 gene encoding uncharacterized protein LOC123915781 isoform X2, which produces MGMKRPFKPMKDLNMDKIVGDNIQGAVFGELLDCLLKPTNIKEKISSLMLLASLGSECEETMLKQLMLLEFGKRTMLLKLKRPLKLLKELHSKFRKVLRIDVILVV; this is translated from the exons ATG GGCATGAAGCGTCCATTCAAGCCGATGAAAGACCTCAACATGGACAAG ATTGTTGGAGATAATATACAAGGTGCTGTGTTTGGAGAGCTGCTAGATTGCCTCTTGAAACCTACAAACatcaaagagaaaatatcaa GCTTGATGCTACTTGCATCTCTTGGAAGCGAATGCGAGGAAACTATGTTAAAACAATTGATGTTGTTGGAGTTTGGCAAGAGAACAATGTTGTTGAAACTGAAAAGACCATTGAAGCTCTTAAAAGAGTTGCATAGTAAATTTAGAAAAGTTCTCAGAATTGATGTTATTCTTGTTGTATAA